The Hevea brasiliensis isolate MT/VB/25A 57/8 chromosome 9, ASM3005281v1, whole genome shotgun sequence nucleotide sequence gtccggttcgattcatgatacaaaattttaaatttttactctgccttgggaccgaaaatgaggcctaaaaatttcaaaaaaaattctagaaacttagaaaaattcgtaaactccaaatatatttttagttttgccacatggtctttaaattaatttttaaaaatcatcaaagcttTATATTTTCAGGAAATTAAACCCGATTttaaaaatctgaaaaatttcaaataatttcctaaaatttaaataaaataaaaatattaatattactcacaaaataataaatttaaaattttggggtgttacataatacTTTGGTTAGAGTTTTCATTTTTAGCTTTGAATTTCAATATAAGTTTCACATTTCAGAAGTTATATATACAACCCCATATATATAACATATATGGGGTTTTGTTTGCTTTTAATATCTTTCCTCCAATTAATCAATATGTGTTCCTGCTTTTAAGCATAGCCATGAAAGAATGGTCCCTAAGCTCTCTCTTTGGGAATAATATAATTAATCGTTATAAATTGTGTCTATGCAATGGTTAAATTACGAAAAGTGGGATAAAATACACTTAAATCAACATTAAACATATGTGACATATCTCTCTCTCTCGCTTGAGTGTTCTAGTTAATTTGTGGAATTAAATTGGCATGTTATTCATGAAAGTGAGCTAATACTAAAACCAAAACCATAATTAGTGGGATGGTTAAAGATATTAGGCCTACCTCTTCCACtacttaatttcatttttcaagtCATACTCGTACATACGACAACTAGTTTACTGTTGTGCTACGTATATAACCTCAGCTACATGTTGGGAATAATGCAAACAAAATATCTCTATACTTTGGACGTAATCCTACCTCCCCACTAATGGTTACCTACATTTACACCAACCCAAGTTTGCTCAAAATTTCTAATCTCAATttgctcaacttcattcaaacatTTGACTGTGAATCTTTAACAACTTATACAAATAAATCAAcacattataaattttattgtgataattttttaattatgtacTTAGAaagaaagtgaaataaaaagtTGCATACATAATAAAAAGATATTAACTAGTAATATAACCAAGGAATTGGATTTTTTATTTGGAGTTAGCTAGTATCAATCCTATTAATGTATCTTCCTCAAATATCTTctaaaaatttaaatagaaaagtaaatttaaaattttattatacattTCACTTTAAGGAAATTAGCCAAGAGAAAATTAGTTTCATTTAAGATTCTCCAGCCTTACTTTGTTAGGAGGCTTGATTAAAGCTATTGACGTCCCGAAGCCCAACCCTCCAAATTATTTGTCCATACGCATATTCTACCAATCTAATGTTgctttttttccttctttctttgacCTCACCAGAAATTGGATACCATGCTATTAATCTCCTTGAAAGCTTGAAACAAGCCATAACATACACTAGAATCGCTGAAACCATTACTTTAATTAAAGTTTCTTTCCCTCCTTGTGACAACAGTTATTCTTTCCAGTCTGCCAATTTACCTCTTTCTCTTAAATGGTTGCAAAGGTTCATGCCTTTTTGAAAATAATAGAAGGAAGTTCTAAGTATTTATCTAATCCTCCAACATTTTGAACATGTAATTAAACTTGGGAAATACTAATTCTAAACCTATGGGAAGTGTTTCTACTGAAAAATATAGAAGATTTATCATAATTGATCGTTTGCCCACTTGAGAGTAACTATTAAGAATGTCCAAAATACAGTTAGCCTCCCTGGAAGTGGCTTTAGAGAAGATCACTCAATTATCAAGGGATAAAAGGTGGGTGACTGGTGAAGCATGTCTTGCTATCAAAATCCCTTGCAAATttaccccaaaaaaaaaaaatcccttacAAATTAGAGGAAGCAAGCAAATGAGATAACCCTTCATCACATATTAGAAAAAATGTAAGTACATGTAGGGTACGATTTTGGAGAGTTCGACCTCATATCATGATAAGTTTAATAACCGTTAAATTAAATATGTACATCTAAATTCAtacatttattatatatatttaattaattttacacaAATCTAAATATAATATGTGAAGGATTATTAAATTAATTCTCATATAAAGTCAACACCTATAGATTGATTCCTCCTTTAAATGGTATCTTAGAAAATGCTTGAATTAAGCATTGGGAGCAATTAATTGTTTGATCCCAACAGTTAGGCTAACTTatttaataagaaaataaaatcaacagtTGTTGGGTTCAAAACATTCAACAATTGCTTATACGAAAAAACTATATTTAATAGCTTTAATTTGCCTATTaactaataatttatttgaaattattttgtatTATCATAGCTGTTATAATAAGTTATTAgtgattattaattaaatattaacatTTTTTGGtgagaattaaatattaattttttagtggtCAAaggataaaaaattaataaataaaatatcttaattttcaaTAGTATATCAAAAATCAATTATACAATTTTCAGGATTAGAATTacaattttgaaaatataaaaaaataataatttagtgggAATTCTAttggtttattattattattattattattattattattattattgatggaATTTTAATTCATCAACTATCTTTAGAAAAGAGGGATgactataattatttttctttttcaaataattttctgttAAAATGCattataatttaaaagaaaataggaaaataaaaattctataaaaaataaatatttgtttttcttaattaataaataaattcctTAAATAAATAGCATGTTATGCTTTTCAACTAGGCGGGTCCAAGCACCAAAATTAGCCCAAATATTGAAGGTCCAGGTCCATGATCAGAGCCCCGACCCGACTTCTACCGGGAAAGTTTGAAAAACCCAAACTCCAGCTCACTTTAGCAAGAAAGTATAAGGATATTCTAACGTAAACTAgggtgagaaattagggtttaaggGAAATTGcaaattttgaagaatttgagGAAGTGGATACCCACATATATAAACTTCTTTAGTTCCATGAACTTGACAGTTACACGAACCCTGAAACTGCAAAAAGATCTCTCCTCAATAAATACTCTGAGCCTATCATTGCTAAAGTTTCTATCTTCAATTTCTAGGAAGCAGAAACCTCAAGACAAGCATAAGAGAGAATCTGCTGAAGAAGAAGCAGAGACCCACAAGAGTAATCTTTTGTTGCTGCATGAAAacagagaaatattgactatggATCTCGATGACTATACCATTATCAAGGAAGGAGAGGCTGAGATTCTCATGCATAACAAAAATAAAGTGTTTTTCAACAACGCCCAGGTTTCAAAATCttttgtttataatttttttgaaagGTTAATTATGTTTGTTTATGCTTGTTTTGTCTGCTGATTTTGAGTTGGGTTTTGTGTTTGACGTGAGTTTTTGGGGATGGAATTACGATTTTTAGGAGACGATCAGTAGAGAGTTGAACCTTTTGGATTGGAAGAAGTTGCCGTCTTAAAGTTGTCTGTTTATAATTGAGCTTGATCTTAGACTGATTGTGTTACATTGTCCTAATGTGAATTTTTAAAGCGATATTTTATCACAATGGTGGAGAACAGAGCTTCCTCTGTTCTAatcatgaaggaagtaattttgTAAAATTCAACATGCCTATATCTTCTTTTGCCGGCAACtaaaaggcttttttttttttgaatttggcTTTCTAATTGAAGTAAGAAGCTCAACTGAGATATGGTGAAGAGCAAACAATAATGTAAAAAacataatatgatttttttttttttgacaactAACAAAGCATgttttcatttaattatatttgGAAATCATATTATATGCCTCGTTATGAGGAGCAAGAAACAAAAGGGAGCTGGCATACTCTAGACTGACATTTGTCATCTTACTCACCTTGCCCACCATGGCTACTAAGATCAGTAGTTGAAACTATATTTGTGGATATGAGTCATGTTAGCTTTTGTATGGAGTCATTTTCCTGCTACTGCTAGGATTATGGTTTCATTTTGTTGTATAAAAGTCCTAAAAATTGAACTTTTTACTCAGGTTCACAACAGAGACTTATCGATTGCTGTCCTAAGGACATTTATATCTAAACGCAAAGAGGAACATGAAGCAAGGATGTCCAGAAGAACAAAATCAATACAAAAGGTATCAGAGAAAGACACTTCTGGATCTCCTGTTGAAGAAGCATTTAATAAGCCTGCTTTCAATAACGAAAAAGCAAATGGAGAATATGAAGAAAAGGTATCTGAGAAAGATGCTTCAGGATCTGCTACTGAAGAGGTCTCTAATGAACCTGCTTTGGATGATAAAAAATTAGACGGAGAATGTGATGTGCCAGAAGAGATAACAAAGGACGAACCTGGTAGCATATCAGTAGAACCAATGAAGACCACAGAGTGCAAAGTTCGACAGGAGCTGGAGCCCCCAACAGTTCTTGAGGTTTTATTATGAATATCtagttttttatatattattatgctCTTTTCATTAATTATTTGCTAATAGCTTTGTTGTTTCATTTTTTACATATTTTGTATTGTTATTGAATTATCTTCAAGTACTTTCATTCTGGATACATAGGCACTGTCAGCTTCTGGGTTGAGAGCCCTAAGATATGCTCGTGAGGTTGAAGGGATTGGTCAAGTTGTGGCCTTGGACAATGATCAAGGTAATTTTTTTGGATTCTATCTCTTCTAGAAGACTTTGTTCTGTTCCTTGATTCATGAAAGATGTATTCATGCTTAGACAATTTATAATATAGAGTGCAATTTTCATATTTGTTTCATTACTGGTAGTCAAATAAATTATGTGTCAGAAAAGCTATActgttattttccttctccagcgTCGGTTGAAGCTTGCAGAAGAAACATAAAGTTTAATGGTTCAGTTGCAATTTCAAAGGTGGAATCACATCTTGCTGATGCTCGTGTATATATGCTCACGCACCCAAAAGAATTTGATGTGGTATGCATGTATTATCTCCATGTTTAATTTTGTTTCCTTTAAATATGCATGTAAGATGGATGTGCTTTTTCGTTCATTTCAACATGCTCTGGTGTACCTTCTCGTTCTCTTTATTGGTGAATATTTTTTCAGGTTGATCTTGATCCCTATGGATCACCTTCGATATTCTTGGACTCTGCAGTTCAATCTGTTGCTGATGGTGGCTTGTTGATGTGTACAGCAACCGATATGGCAGTGCTTTGTGGAGGTAATGGCGAGGTTTGCTATTCCAAGTAAGATTTCACATCCTTATTTACATTTGGATAGTGATTTGTGATTCGTCATTCATTACTTACCTTCTAACTAATACTTTTGGAATTAGGTATGGCTCTTATCCATTGAGAGGGAAATATTGCCATGAAATGGCTTTGAGGATCCTTCTTGCCAGCATAGAGGTGCTTTCATGTCTTTGAAAATTGTTGTCTCTGTTATCAAATAATAAACTATGTTATGGCATGTTTTGTTTAAAAGAAATGGTGAAGAAGTGACATTCATATTTTTTTGTCAACTTCTTTCTGTCTGTGAATATTCAGTTTTTAGAAACTTAAGTTCACAAAACCTTTCGAGTTCTTTATTTCTATCTCTGTTTATTCTCCCCCAAGAAATGTGATTTCCATTGCTTTTTGTGAGAGCACTATTGAAGTTTTGACTGTGCTTTCTTGAGTAATATGCTTTTCCTAGGTAGCTGTTCTTCAAAGTTTCATGTTTTCTTATTCATTGGTGAAATGATGACCAATTCAAGGACTCACTAGAGGATATATTACAAATCCTTCAATTCATCTTATGAACACTAATGCATACTTCTTTAAAATTGTAAAATCATCCTGCTTCAGACTACTGTTTTGTGAAGACTCTATAATAGATGTCAGGAGTCCTAAAGCCCATGCAGCTTGGCTGATGTTTCTGCTGGTATGATGTGTCATTTTTAGTTTGCATTTAACTCGTTATAGAATGCATTTCTAGGGGTTTCATATGAGGTTTGGATAGATCTTACCTGACCATTCTATGTGCTGCTTGGATTGtgattgttgttgttgtttttttttttttttttttttttgggcacttcattgaaaataaatttgTTGAATCCTCATTTGGTCCTTGACTTAGATTTGAGGATTTTTCCCTTGACAGAAATCATATTTCTTGTATTTTAGAAAGTCTTTTGTTggactaattttttatttttcttttctttctattttttcCCTTTATACCGCAGAGCCATGCAAATCGCTACAAGCGTTACATTGTCCCTGTGCTATCTGTCCAAATAGACTTCTACATTCGAGTTTTTGTTCGTATATACACGTATGTGATATTACTTTTCAATATTTAGATATTTTacgttaaaaataataaaattaagatGGCACCTTAATATCGTGTTGACAGAAAGTTCAAATTGTTGTTTGCAGCTCTGCAAGTGCAATGAAAAACACTCCTCTTAAGCTTTCCTATGTTTATCAATGCATTGGTTGTGATTCTTTTCATCTACAGCCTATTGGGAGGACAATCGCCAAGGTAAGTGTCCCGTTTTGTTTTGCTACTGCGATAGTTGTTTGTTATTGGCGTGTTATGTACTGGAACAAGCTCATCTAATTTGCATAAAATAGATTTTCATATCTGATCACTTCACTTTTATCTGTAGTTTTTCTGACTTGTTGagaaactttattttcttttcttttttttccccttttattTCACTTTTAGAAGGGCAATTTTAAAGatagaaatttataaaaatgtGATATGTTATTTGTTCAAATTGCTTCTTCAAACTTGTGCAAAATGGAtcatctcatttttatttttcagaaCAACAGTGTAAGGTATCTGCCTGGGTTTGGTCCTGCTGTTCCTCAAGAATGCAGTCACTGTGGGAAGAAATTTAACATGGGTGGACCTATATGGTCTGCTCCCATTCATGATCAAGAATGGGTGATTTCCATACTAGGAGGTGTAAAATGCATGAAGGACCGGTATCCTGCTTATGATCACATCTCTGCAGTATTGACGACAATATCTGAGGTATGTTTTCTTAATTTGTTTACATTTTTCTGTCTCATTGTTAAGTGTTAACAAATTGATCCCCTTAGTTTGTACTACACAAAACAAAATTTGATAAGAATATTCCTTCGCCTTTATTTTGCTGAAGGAGAAAAGAAAACCAAGGGTTCAATGCTTGCCAAAATCGAATTTGTTCTTATTCCCATGTTGTACTGTTTGCAGGAATTGCCTGATGTTCCGCTCTTTTTGAGTCTGCACAACCTTTGCGCAACACTAAAATGCACTTCCCCACAAGCAGTAATCTTCCGTTCTGCTGTGATCAATGCAGGATATCGCATCTCTGGAACACATGTAAATCCACTGGGGCTAAAATCAGATGCTCCCATGGATGTCATTTGGGATATAATGAGATGCTGGGTAAGGACTCATGTTTGAGGTCTACCTTTGTGATTTGAATAGGAAAGAAGTTCTTAATTTGATTGAGCTCTTTGCATTCTCATCTTTTCCTGCTGTTAAAGCATTGTAAAATTATGGATCATGGCCATTCATGCAGGTGAAAATTCATCCTGTGAAAGCTCAACTGCCTGATCAACCAGGAAGTGTGATACTTGCCAAAGAACCAGTTCTTCAAGTATGTTTTACTTCTAAAATtgcaaatttaatatatatatatatatatatacacagacagagagagagagagagagagagagagagagagagagagtttcatTCATGCTGGTGCAGACCAAATCTAGAAAAGGCCAGCCAGATGATGCCAGTATGTTTGTTCACATTGCACTTGCGTATGGTTTGTATATGGTGTGTGCCTGAATTCTCTAGCTTTTCTTTTTGGCAGGCAAATTTTGCTCGAGCTGTTGCATCTCTTAGCAAGGCACAAGCCAAGAAGGTTGCTCGCTTCCTTCCAAATCCTGAAAGGCATTGGGGGCCAAAAATTAGGGCAGGTCGTCAAATTACTAGCAAACACGTCTCTCTTTTGGGTCCTGAGGCGGTGAATGGCCATCTCAACCATGAAAACAGCGAAGACCCTGAAGCCAAGCGTCAAAAGATGGAGGATATGGGGGCTCCTGTGTCAATTTCATGAGAATGAAGTTCAGTTGTTTAATAGTACGCCACTAAACCTGAGCTGGCCTATATGTTCCCATTGCTCTCGATAGTCAAAATATATTTTATGCAGATAGAAGGTATCATGCATTCCCCCAAGTGCTTCCAGTTGAATGAAATCTCAAAATGCTATTGAAGTTGACAATTCCGTGGCAGAACTAGAAGCTATCTTGCACCAATTTTGAGTTtgttatgagattttatttgtttcaaGCTATCAACATCATTATTTATTGACTTGGTATTTGCTGTGACCATTTTCCTTGTTTATTTCCCTGATAAACGAGTAAGGAAACTCAAGATTTGTATTAGTCTTCGTTTGGGCGAGGCTTAGTTCATGACATCTAAACCAAAGCTGTAGGCCATTCATGCAATGATCTTTGGAAAGCCCCTTTACCCTCtgaaaaaaatttttcttttatacatTCGTTTTGTCATGAATAACataaatatatgaaaaatatgtGCAAACTGGGGGTGAGAGATGATGCACGTTTGAGACTTCAACACCTTAGGTTTAATGGAAAACTCtattataacccaaaaattaaAGCTTACTTTTCCCCCTCCCCTCTTAAAAGACTATTTAGCCAAAATTACTAAAATCAATAATCAAAATTTTCGTACATCTTATATTCATTACGCAAATTCCCCATGAACCGTTGTAGCTTTACGGTCTGATTGAAAATTGattgaaatattataaatgaACCATTAAATTTAAACAAGTCGTTGTAGTATAGTGGTGAGTATTCCCGCCTGTCACGCGGGTGACCCGGGTTCGATCCCCGGCAACGGCGataattttttcatttaaaattaaggttattttgttttggttttggggtATTTAGCTTTTTTCTGTTTATGGTTTACTCCCTTATCTGTACACGAAAACGCAATTGCTTTTATTCTAGTTGTTTGTTATTCGGTTCAGAAATGTTATTtgataattaattgaattattgaCCAGTTGGGGTTCATCCTTCCCTGGATGAGACgagcattattattattagtatttgtTAGTGACCAAATAGCTACTAATTACTTTTTTTAAGCatattttagcaaatcattctttctctctctctttctaaaaGAGAGACTTTTCTCTCAATCATTCATTGGGTCTCATGTTTTCTGGTTGGCTTCTCTTATCCAAAGGCTCCTTGTTTTGTTACAACTGATATTTGGGCTTCCTCCCACTTTGGGATGGCTTCTTGATAGTGTTGGTTTTGAGTTTTAGTTTGTTGATCTTAGAGCTTTAAGGAAGAGGAAGATGTATCAGACACCAAGAGAGCTGGTGTGTTGAAGTTTTGTTAGGTTTATTACTATTGCTGTTTGGTTGGAGAGGTTCAAGCATTTTTAGGATAGAGCTAGAGCCTTTCTTTTCTAGTTGAAGGTTTTCTCCTAAGTCTAAAAGGAGATTGAGAGGCGTAATTTCAACAAGCCGTTGCTGTTTGCTGGGTAAGTTCTACCGCGCCATTTTCCTAGTCACGAAAGCGGGTACTGATTGTGAAGAAAACAAGAGGTCAAGAGCTATTTGGGTTTAAGTAAAGATAGTCATTGGG carries:
- the LOC110672437 gene encoding tRNA (guanine(26)-N(2))-dimethyltransferase 2, encoding MNLTVTRTLKLQKDLSSINTLSLSLLKFLSSISRKQKPQDKHKRESAEEEAETHKSNLLLLHENREILTMDLDDYTIIKEGEAEILMHNKNKVFFNNAQVHNRDLSIAVLRTFISKRKEEHEARMSRRTKSIQKVSEKDTSGSPVEEAFNKPAFNNEKANGEYEEKVSEKDASGSATEEVSNEPALDDKKLDGECDVPEEITKDEPGSISVEPMKTTECKVRQELEPPTVLEALSASGLRALRYAREVEGIGQVVALDNDQASVEACRRNIKFNGSVAISKVESHLADARVYMLTHPKEFDVVDLDPYGSPSIFLDSAVQSVADGGLLMCTATDMAVLCGGNGEVCYSKYGSYPLRGKYCHEMALRILLASIESHANRYKRYIVPVLSVQIDFYIRVFVRIYTSASAMKNTPLKLSYVYQCIGCDSFHLQPIGRTIAKNNSVRYLPGFGPAVPQECSHCGKKFNMGGPIWSAPIHDQEWVISILGGVKCMKDRYPAYDHISAVLTTISEELPDVPLFLSLHNLCATLKCTSPQAVIFRSAVINAGYRISGTHVNPLGLKSDAPMDVIWDIMRCWVKIHPVKAQLPDQPGSVILAKEPVLQANFARAVASLSKAQAKKVARFLPNPERHWGPKIRAGRQITSKHVSLLGPEAVNGHLNHENSEDPEAKRQKMEDMGAPVSIS